One cyanobiont of Ornithocercus magnificus DNA segment encodes these proteins:
- a CDS encoding glycosyl transferase — MDVLFIHGNYPAQFRYLCAAFSNNIQNQVVFLTACRNTQQFPICGVKTIHYNIHRGIHPETHHYLHSTEEAVLRGQAVLRSVDVLLQQGFQPQLVIFHAGMGFGLFLRDILPRAILIGYFEWWFRPETTQHLVADFNFDIRLKTNLRNLPTLQELSICDAAVVPTDWQKQQFPDIFQHKLEVIFDGIDTKFFYPAPNNFRSRVLRINNRVSGEQLEFQPDALILSYATRGMEPLRGFPEFMRSLPQVFEELGDLQVVIAGVDRCAYSYPAPSSNGSWKNYLLQELKGKIPTKQVYFTGLLSYTDYRALLWRSNLHCYFTRPYVVSWSFFEAIYCKSCLLSNACTATEDIALKESVLWTTIEDPSSIVRSIVQGVKAPNQLHATIKNSEIYELSSCLDKWKSILDLLIHG; from the coding sequence ATGGATGTCCTGTTCATTCACGGTAACTATCCAGCACAGTTTCGCTACCTTTGTGCTGCCTTCAGCAATAACATACAAAACCAGGTTGTTTTTCTGACAGCTTGTAGAAATACGCAGCAATTTCCAATTTGTGGTGTTAAGACTATCCATTATAATATTCACCGTGGTATTCATCCTGAAACCCACCACTACCTTCATAGTACTGAGGAAGCTGTACTGCGGGGACAGGCTGTACTACGCAGTGTGGATGTACTTCTACAGCAAGGGTTCCAGCCACAGCTTGTGATTTTCCATGCTGGTATGGGTTTTGGGCTGTTTCTCAGAGATATACTACCTCGCGCTATCCTTATCGGCTACTTTGAGTGGTGGTTTCGTCCAGAAACTACCCAGCATCTTGTTGCAGACTTTAACTTCGATATACGCCTCAAGACTAACTTACGTAACCTACCGACTCTACAAGAACTGTCTATCTGTGATGCTGCAGTTGTACCAACTGACTGGCAAAAACAGCAATTCCCAGATATTTTTCAACATAAGTTAGAAGTAATCTTTGATGGAATCGATACCAAATTTTTCTATCCGGCACCTAATAACTTCCGGAGTAGAGTGCTAAGGATCAACAATCGAGTTAGCGGCGAGCAGCTTGAGTTTCAACCAGATGCTCTAATTCTTAGTTATGCAACACGGGGAATGGAACCATTGCGGGGGTTTCCCGAGTTTATGCGCTCACTACCGCAAGTCTTCGAAGAGCTTGGTGACCTCCAAGTCGTTATTGCTGGTGTTGATCGGTGTGCATACAGCTACCCCGCGCCAAGTAGTAACGGAAGCTGGAAGAACTACCTACTGCAAGAACTAAAGGGTAAAATTCCCACGAAGCAGGTTTATTTTACAGGTCTTCTTAGCTATACGGACTACAGAGCACTCTTGTGGAGAAGCAATCTCCACTGTTATTTTACACGCCCTTATGTAGTGAGCTGGAGCTTTTTTGAAGCTATTTACTGCAAATCATGTCTGTTAAGCAATGCTTGTACAGCAACAGAAGATATTGCTCTTAAAGAAAGTGTTTTATGGACAACTATAGAAGACCCTTCTAGTATAGTGAGAAGTATAGTTCAGGGAGTGAAGGCGCCAAACCAATTGCACGCCACTATAAAAAACTCCGAGATATATGAGCTGAGTTCTTGTCTTGACAAATGGAAATCAATTTTGGACTTGTTAATACATGGTTAA
- a CDS encoding glycosyltransferase family 1 protein, with amino-acid sequence MIGVLFLVASKLAIALKKGFLVILVSEIKDYTHCVHNEQDENEIWKHSIVNNQSKRPCVRLLCLPDVEYIVGGVKQIYRHAEHLVTLGWDAAVVTESTGFRPSWFTSTAPTISLLECISSGDLEPNHCILVLPETYIGVDLTDIHGFDFSKIARVVFNQNAYYSYGLINTQTATNLHYFYDDPSVLQVLSISENTHAFLAENLALEDHRLSRIVNAVEPYFCANQPKINRMHWMPRKNSGHAQAVFQGLHRRGVKYGSGWEAVPLEGVSHYEVANQLSNARLFLSFSHPEGFGLPIAEAMASGCWVVGYSGLGGHELFRFGASEEVVFGDWLGFVVAIQRAFQLFAEQPRETRFRLERQALALRTLHSSNQEQQSVSKAWDRIEVSFQAWRRTFLNL; translated from the coding sequence GTGATTGGTGTACTGTTCTTAGTTGCTTCTAAACTAGCTATAGCTTTGAAGAAAGGTTTCTTAGTCATTCTAGTATCTGAGATTAAAGACTACACACACTGCGTACACAATGAGCAAGACGAAAATGAAATTTGGAAGCACTCTATCGTGAATAACCAAAGTAAAAGACCTTGCGTACGTCTACTTTGTTTACCTGACGTTGAGTATATCGTAGGTGGAGTCAAGCAAATCTACCGCCATGCTGAACACCTTGTCACTCTCGGTTGGGATGCAGCTGTAGTCACTGAGAGCACGGGGTTTCGGCCTAGTTGGTTTACAAGTACTGCTCCTACGATTTCCTTGCTTGAATGTATATCGAGTGGTGACCTCGAGCCTAACCACTGTATCTTAGTACTGCCGGAGACATATATTGGTGTAGATTTAACTGATATCCATGGCTTCGACTTTTCTAAGATTGCCCGCGTAGTATTCAACCAGAATGCTTACTACTCCTATGGCCTTATTAATACCCAGACTGCTACTAACTTGCATTATTTTTATGATGATCCTTCTGTACTGCAAGTGTTAAGTATCTCTGAAAATACTCATGCTTTTCTAGCAGAAAACCTTGCCTTAGAAGATCATCGCTTAAGCCGTATAGTCAATGCTGTTGAGCCATATTTCTGTGCTAACCAGCCCAAAATCAACCGTATGCACTGGATGCCTCGAAAGAATTCTGGACATGCGCAGGCTGTCTTTCAAGGCCTACACAGACGTGGCGTAAAGTACGGTAGCGGCTGGGAGGCTGTCCCACTGGAGGGAGTCTCCCATTATGAGGTTGCTAACCAGCTTAGCAATGCTCGCTTGTTCCTGAGCTTTAGTCATCCTGAGGGTTTTGGACTACCCATTGCTGAGGCGATGGCCTCAGGATGTTGGGTGGTGGGCTATAGTGGCTTAGGCGGGCATGAACTATTTCGCTTTGGTGCATCTGAAGAAGTAGTTTTTGGTGATTGGCTAGGTTTCGTAGTTGCCATCCAGCGGGCTTTTCAGCTATTCGCTGAGCAGCCACGTGAGACAAGGTTCCGCCTGGAGAGGCAAGCTCTAGCTCTACGCACCTTACACAGTAGTAATCAGGAGCAACAGTCAGTTTCTAAGGCTTGGGATAGGATTGAGGTTTCCTTCCAAGCCTGGCGCAGAACCTTCTTAAACCTTTAA